In the Pseudorasbora parva isolate DD20220531a chromosome 23, ASM2467924v1, whole genome shotgun sequence genome, one interval contains:
- the si:ch73-234b20.5 gene encoding vesicle-associated membrane protein 8 — MADYNTEPSAPSKLNQVQDQVNDVKVILKDNINKVLERGERLDDLIGKTDDLQATADSFQKTSTRVARKMWWRNTKMMIIIGVVVLAIIVLIILLATGVIPT, encoded by the exons GCTGACTACAACACCGAACCATCAGCACCTAGCAAACTCAATCAAGTTCAGGATCAAGTCAATGACGTTAAAGTAATTCTCAAAGACAACATCAACAAAGTTctggagagaggagagaggttAGATGACCTGATTGGCAAAACCGATGACCTCCAAGCTACG GCTGACTCCTTTCAAAAGACGTCCACACGTGTTGCCAGAAAGATGTGGTGGAGAAACACCAAGATGATGATTATAATTGGTGTGGTAGTGCTTGCCATAATCGTGTTAATCATTTTGTTAGCAACAGGTGTGATTCCAACATAA
- the hnrnpd gene encoding heterogeneous nuclear ribonucleoprotein D0 isoform X1 yields the protein MSEEQNLGEDSMMMKMEDDDGEGLGEEQMPGADEEGGQGEAEGSKIDASKNEEDEGKMFVGGLSWDTTKKDLKDYFTKFGEVVDCTLKLDPLTGRSRGFGFVLFKEADSVEKVITQKEHKLNGKVIDPKKAKAMKSKEPVKKIFVGGLSPDTPEEKIREYFDAYGEVDSIELPMENKTNKRRGFCFITFKEEEPVKKIMEKKYHNIGLSKCEIKVAMSKEQYQQQQQWGGRGGYSSRSRGRGGPNQNWNQGYGNYWNQGYGNYGNYGYNNQGYGGYGGYDYSGYNNYYGYGDYSNQQSGYGKSPRRGGHQNTYKPY from the exons ATGTCGGAGGAGCAGAATCTGGGCGAAGACtcgatgatgatgaagatggagGATGATGATGGAGAGGGTTTGGGTGAAGAGCAGATGCCGGGCGCTGATGAAGAGGGCGGGCAAGGAGAGGCGGAGGGCTCCAAGATAGATGCCAGTAAAAATGAAGAGGATGAAGG AAAAATGTTTGTGGGGGGTTTGAGTTGGGACACAACTAAGAAAGACCTGAAGGATTACTTCACCAAATTTGGAGAGGTGGTCGACTGCACCTTGAAACTGGATCCTTTGACAGGCCGGTCCAGGGGATTTGGCTTTGTTCTGTTTAAAGAAGCTGATAGTGTGGAAAAG GTGATTACGCAAAAGGAGCACAAACTGAATGGAAAAGTGATTGACCCTAAGAAAGCAAAGGCAATGAAGTCTAAAGAGCCTGTGAAGAAGATATTTGTGGGAGGTCTTTCCCCAGATACTCCAGAAGAGAAGATCCGAGAGTACTTTGATGCCTATGGAGAG GTGGATTCCATTGAGCTGCCAATGGAGAATAAAACGAATAAAAGACGAGGTTTTTGTTTCATAACATTTAAAGAGGAGGAACCAGTAAAGAAAATTATGGAGAAGAAGTACCACAACATCGGTTTAAGTAAG TGTGAGATCAAAGTGGCCATGTCAAAGGAGCAgtaccagcagcagcagcagtgggGCGGAAGAGGAGGATACTCCTCCAGGTCCAGAGGGAGAGGAG GTCCCAATCAGAATTGGAACCAGGGATACGGAAATTACTGGAATCAAGGTTATGGAAATTACGGAAACTATGGCTACAACAATCAAGGCTATGGTGGATACGGGGGCTATGATTACTCGGGTTACAACAACTACTACGGATATGGTGACTACAGCA ATCAGCAGAGCGGCTACGGCAAATCCCCGAGGCGAGGCGGCCATCAAAACACGTACAAGCCGTATTAA
- the hnrnpd gene encoding heterogeneous nuclear ribonucleoprotein D0 isoform X2 yields the protein MSEEQNLGEDSMMMKMEDDDGEGLGEEQMPGADEEGGQGEAEGSKIDASKNEEDEGKMFVGGLSWDTTKKDLKDYFTKFGEVVDCTLKLDPLTGRSRGFGFVLFKEADSVEKVITQKEHKLNGKVIDPKKAKAMKSKEPVKKIFVGGLSPDTPEEKIREYFDAYGEVDSIELPMENKTNKRRGFCFITFKEEEPVKKIMEKKYHNIGLSKCEIKVAMSKEQYQQQQQWGGRGGYSSRSRGRGGPNQNWNQGYGNYWNQGYGNYGNYGYNNQGYGGYGGYDYSGYNNYYGYDQQSGYGKSPRRGGHQNTYKPY from the exons ATGTCGGAGGAGCAGAATCTGGGCGAAGACtcgatgatgatgaagatggagGATGATGATGGAGAGGGTTTGGGTGAAGAGCAGATGCCGGGCGCTGATGAAGAGGGCGGGCAAGGAGAGGCGGAGGGCTCCAAGATAGATGCCAGTAAAAATGAAGAGGATGAAGG AAAAATGTTTGTGGGGGGTTTGAGTTGGGACACAACTAAGAAAGACCTGAAGGATTACTTCACCAAATTTGGAGAGGTGGTCGACTGCACCTTGAAACTGGATCCTTTGACAGGCCGGTCCAGGGGATTTGGCTTTGTTCTGTTTAAAGAAGCTGATAGTGTGGAAAAG GTGATTACGCAAAAGGAGCACAAACTGAATGGAAAAGTGATTGACCCTAAGAAAGCAAAGGCAATGAAGTCTAAAGAGCCTGTGAAGAAGATATTTGTGGGAGGTCTTTCCCCAGATACTCCAGAAGAGAAGATCCGAGAGTACTTTGATGCCTATGGAGAG GTGGATTCCATTGAGCTGCCAATGGAGAATAAAACGAATAAAAGACGAGGTTTTTGTTTCATAACATTTAAAGAGGAGGAACCAGTAAAGAAAATTATGGAGAAGAAGTACCACAACATCGGTTTAAGTAAG TGTGAGATCAAAGTGGCCATGTCAAAGGAGCAgtaccagcagcagcagcagtgggGCGGAAGAGGAGGATACTCCTCCAGGTCCAGAGGGAGAGGAG GTCCCAATCAGAATTGGAACCAGGGATACGGAAATTACTGGAATCAAGGTTATGGAAATTACGGAAACTATGGCTACAACAATCAAGGCTATGGTGGATACGGGGGCTATGATTACTCGGGTTACAACAACTACTACGGATATG ATCAGCAGAGCGGCTACGGCAAATCCCCGAGGCGAGGCGGCCATCAAAACACGTACAAGCCGTATTAA
- the enoph1 gene encoding enolase-phosphatase E1 isoform X2 — translation MPCSLPAMCDAQRMSWSGDTRPAMKSPLAGTNKDILFPYIRENLEEYLSAHWEEDECKQDVHLLKKQAEEDLRQNKSGPVHAVDQTVHTDEEKAIREVVDNVLWQMDADRKSTALKQLQGHMWRAAYMTGKIKGEVYQDVVPAVRRWRHHGLKIYIYSSGSVEAQKLLFGYSVQGNLLELFDGHFDTNIGAKVESKSYENIAERIGCQPEEIMFLTDITREAKAAEDAGVNVAVVVRPGNMELTEEERNHYRIVTSFNQLEPSGNI, via the exons ATGCCGTGCTCTCTGCCCGCTATGTGCGACGCCCAGAGAATGTCGTGGTCAGGTGACACACGGCCTGCAATGAAGTCCCCGCTGGCAGGTACAAACAAG GATATCTTATTTCCCTACATCAGAGAGAATCTGGAGGAATATCTGTCTGCTCACTGGGAAGAGGACGAGTGCAAACAAGATGTGCATCTGCTCAAAAAACAG GCTGAGGAGGACTTGCGGCAGAATAAATCAGGCCCAGTTCACGCAGTGGACCAGACCGTCCACACAGACGAAGAGAAGGCTATCCGTGAGGTGGTCGATAATGTCCTCTGGCAGATGGACGCAGACAGGAAAAGCACTGCGCTCAAACAGCTGCAGGGCCACATGTGGAGAGCCGCGTATATGACTGGGAAAATCAAAGGCGA GGTTTATCAGGATGTGGTTCCAGCCGTCAGAAGGTGGAGGCATCATGGACTGAAGATCTACATCTATTCCTCAGGAAGTGTGGAGGCACAGAAGCTGCTCTTTGGCTACTCTGTCCAAGGCAATCTATTAGAG CTGTTTGATGGTCACTTTGACACCAACATCGGCGCCAAAGTAGAAAGTAAAAGCTATGAGAACATCGCCGAGAGGATCGGGTGCCAACCAGAGGAAATCATGTTCTTAACCGACATCACACGAG AAGCGAAGGCTGCAGAGGATGCTGGGGTGAACGTGGCTGTCGTAGTAAGACCTGGTAACATGGAGTTAACCGAAGAGGAAAGGAACCATTATAGAATCGTCACGTCTTTCAACCAATTAGAACCGAGCGGAAATATTTGA
- the hnrnpdl gene encoding heterogeneous nuclear ribonucleoprotein D-like isoform X1, giving the protein MQAEEQGDFSTDEFPEGSKINASKNQEDDGRKMFIGGLSWDTSKKDLTDYLSKFGEVLDCTIKTDPMTGRSRGFGFVLFRDAESVDKVLELKEHKLDGKLIDPKRAKAIKGKEPPKKVFVGGLSPDTTEEQIREYFGAYGDIESIELPMDTKTNERRGFCFVTYVLEDPVQKLLENRYHQIGSGKCEVKVAQPKEVYRQQQNRAERGFGGGRGGRGGGRGRGQGQGYNQGYNSYYGQNYGGYGNGYNQGYNGYSGYDYSGYNYPNYGYGQGYDDYNGQQSSYGKASRESGNHQNSYQPY; this is encoded by the exons ATGCAGGCCGAAGAACAAGGTGACTTCAGCACTGACGAGTTTCCAGAAGGCTCCAAAATAAACGCGAGTAAAAACCAGGAGGATGACGG tAGGAAAATGTTCATTGGTGGACTCAGTTGGGACACCAGCAAGAAAGACCTTACCGACTACCTGTCCAAGTTTGGAGAAGTCCTGGACTGCACCATCAAAACAGACCCCATGACCGGCCGCTCAAGGGGCTTCGGGTTCGTGCTCTTCAGAGATGCTGAGAGTGTTGATAAG GTGTTAGAGCTGAAGGAGCACAAGCTAGATGGCAAATTGATTGATCCCAAGAGAGCCAAAGCCATTAAGGGCAAGGAACCCCCCAAGAAGGTTTTTGTCGGAGGTCTAAGTCCAGACACAACTGAGGAACAGATCCGGGAATACTTTGGAGCTTATGGGGAT ATTGAAAGCATTGAGCTTCCCATGGACACCAAAACAAACGAAAGGAGGGGATTCTGCTTTGTGACGTATGTTTTAGAGGATCCAGTTCAGAAACTGCTTGAGAACAGATACCATCAAATTGGATCAGGGAAG TGTGAAGTCAAAGTTGCCCAGCCTAAAGAAGTGTACAGACAGCAGCAAAACAGAGCAGAACGGGGCTTCGGAGGAGGACGAGGAGGGCGAGGAGGAGGCCGTGGAAGAG GACAGGGCCAAGGCTATAATCAAGGATACAACAGCTACTATGGCCAGAACTATGGAGGCTACGGCAACGGATACAACCAGGGCTATAATGGCTATTCTGGCTATGACTATTCAGGATACAACTATCCAAATTATGGCTATGGACAAGGCTATGATGATTACAATG GTCAACAGAGCAGTTATGGCAAGGCCTCACGGGAGAGCGGAAACCATCAGAACAGCTACCAGCCGTATTGA
- the hnrnpdl gene encoding heterogeneous nuclear ribonucleoprotein D-like isoform X2, protein MQAEEQGDFSTDEFPEGSKINASKNQEDDGKMFIGGLSWDTSKKDLTDYLSKFGEVLDCTIKTDPMTGRSRGFGFVLFRDAESVDKVLELKEHKLDGKLIDPKRAKAIKGKEPPKKVFVGGLSPDTTEEQIREYFGAYGDIESIELPMDTKTNERRGFCFVTYVLEDPVQKLLENRYHQIGSGKCEVKVAQPKEVYRQQQNRAERGFGGGRGGRGGGRGRGQGQGYNQGYNSYYGQNYGGYGNGYNQGYNGYSGYDYSGYNYPNYGYGQGYDDYNGQQSSYGKASRESGNHQNSYQPY, encoded by the exons ATGCAGGCCGAAGAACAAGGTGACTTCAGCACTGACGAGTTTCCAGAAGGCTCCAAAATAAACGCGAGTAAAAACCAGGAGGATGACGG GAAAATGTTCATTGGTGGACTCAGTTGGGACACCAGCAAGAAAGACCTTACCGACTACCTGTCCAAGTTTGGAGAAGTCCTGGACTGCACCATCAAAACAGACCCCATGACCGGCCGCTCAAGGGGCTTCGGGTTCGTGCTCTTCAGAGATGCTGAGAGTGTTGATAAG GTGTTAGAGCTGAAGGAGCACAAGCTAGATGGCAAATTGATTGATCCCAAGAGAGCCAAAGCCATTAAGGGCAAGGAACCCCCCAAGAAGGTTTTTGTCGGAGGTCTAAGTCCAGACACAACTGAGGAACAGATCCGGGAATACTTTGGAGCTTATGGGGAT ATTGAAAGCATTGAGCTTCCCATGGACACCAAAACAAACGAAAGGAGGGGATTCTGCTTTGTGACGTATGTTTTAGAGGATCCAGTTCAGAAACTGCTTGAGAACAGATACCATCAAATTGGATCAGGGAAG TGTGAAGTCAAAGTTGCCCAGCCTAAAGAAGTGTACAGACAGCAGCAAAACAGAGCAGAACGGGGCTTCGGAGGAGGACGAGGAGGGCGAGGAGGAGGCCGTGGAAGAG GACAGGGCCAAGGCTATAATCAAGGATACAACAGCTACTATGGCCAGAACTATGGAGGCTACGGCAACGGATACAACCAGGGCTATAATGGCTATTCTGGCTATGACTATTCAGGATACAACTATCCAAATTATGGCTATGGACAAGGCTATGATGATTACAATG GTCAACAGAGCAGTTATGGCAAGGCCTCACGGGAGAGCGGAAACCATCAGAACAGCTACCAGCCGTATTGA
- the enoph1 gene encoding enolase-phosphatase E1 isoform X1 — protein sequence MAAIAVPENTRVFLLDIEGTTTPITFVKDILFPYIRENLEEYLSAHWEEDECKQDVHLLKKQAEEDLRQNKSGPVHAVDQTVHTDEEKAIREVVDNVLWQMDADRKSTALKQLQGHMWRAAYMTGKIKGEVYQDVVPAVRRWRHHGLKIYIYSSGSVEAQKLLFGYSVQGNLLELFDGHFDTNIGAKVESKSYENIAERIGCQPEEIMFLTDITREAKAAEDAGVNVAVVVRPGNMELTEEERNHYRIVTSFNQLEPSGNI from the exons ATGGCAGCGATTGCAGTGCCAGAAAATACTAGAGTCTTTCTTCTGGATATTGAAGGAACCACGACGCCCATCACGTTTGTTAAG GATATCTTATTTCCCTACATCAGAGAGAATCTGGAGGAATATCTGTCTGCTCACTGGGAAGAGGACGAGTGCAAACAAGATGTGCATCTGCTCAAAAAACAG GCTGAGGAGGACTTGCGGCAGAATAAATCAGGCCCAGTTCACGCAGTGGACCAGACCGTCCACACAGACGAAGAGAAGGCTATCCGTGAGGTGGTCGATAATGTCCTCTGGCAGATGGACGCAGACAGGAAAAGCACTGCGCTCAAACAGCTGCAGGGCCACATGTGGAGAGCCGCGTATATGACTGGGAAAATCAAAGGCGA GGTTTATCAGGATGTGGTTCCAGCCGTCAGAAGGTGGAGGCATCATGGACTGAAGATCTACATCTATTCCTCAGGAAGTGTGGAGGCACAGAAGCTGCTCTTTGGCTACTCTGTCCAAGGCAATCTATTAGAG CTGTTTGATGGTCACTTTGACACCAACATCGGCGCCAAAGTAGAAAGTAAAAGCTATGAGAACATCGCCGAGAGGATCGGGTGCCAACCAGAGGAAATCATGTTCTTAACCGACATCACACGAG AAGCGAAGGCTGCAGAGGATGCTGGGGTGAACGTGGCTGTCGTAGTAAGACCTGGTAACATGGAGTTAACCGAAGAGGAAAGGAACCATTATAGAATCGTCACGTCTTTCAACCAATTAGAACCGAGCGGAAATATTTGA